A genomic stretch from Chelmon rostratus isolate fCheRos1 chromosome 14, fCheRos1.pri, whole genome shotgun sequence includes:
- the rom1a gene encoding rod outer segment membrane protein 1a → MVVMKMKFPFEKRVKLAQGLWLLSWSATVAGAMTFSLGCILKTELRRRAEVMDNSDIHIVPNTLMIVGLASLGINYFASKICQDALDAGRFPRWKNFLKPYFAVSCFFTVLMLLTVIMSYAMKGSLESSLKVGLRNGIRFYKDTDTPGRCFQKQNIDRLQMEFQCCGNNDFRDWFEVQWISNRYLDFSSKEVKDRIKSNVDGRYLVDGVPFSCCNPSSPRPCIQYQLTNNSAHYNYEYQTEELNIYLQGCREALVHYYMGLMNTIGAGVLSVFLLQGSVLVSLRFLQTSMEAVAGKENTEIETEGYLLEKGVKETIKEYLDPVLKFLLLTNQVEEGTPAPAPATA, encoded by the exons AtggtggtgatgaagatgaagttcCCCTTTGAGAAAAGGGTGAAGCTAGCCCAGGGACTGTGGCTCCTCTCCTGGAGTGCCACGGTGGCCGGAGCTATGACCTTCAGCCTGGGGTGCATCCTAAAGACAGAGCTGCGCAGGAGGGCAGAG GTCATGGATAACTCAGACATCCATATTGTGCCCAATACCCTCATGATTGTCGGTCTGGCCTCCTTGGGTATCAACTACTTTGCGTCAAAGATCTGTCAGGATGCTCTGGATGCCGGGCGATTTCCTCGCTGGAAGAACTTCTTGAAGCCCTATTTCGCCGTCTCTTGTTTCTTCACCGTCCTCATGTTGCTCACCGTCATCATGAGCTATGCAATGAAGGGCAGTCTGGAGTCTTCTCTGAAGGTTGGCCTGAGGAACGGCATCCGCTTCTACAAGGACACGGACACCCCAGGCCGCTGCTTCCAGAAGCAGAACATCGATCGCTTGCAGATGGagtttcagtgctgtggaaACAATGACTTCAGGGACTGGTTTGAGGTCCAGTGGATCAGCAACCGCTACCTTGATTTCAGCTCCAAGGAAGTCAAAGA CCGCATCAAGAGCAACGTGGATGGCCGCTACTTGGTGGATGGAGTCCCATTCAGTTGCTGCAACCCCAGCTCTCCCCGGCCGTGCATCCAGTATCAGCTCACCAACAACTCGGCTCATTATAACTATGAATACCAAACCGAGGAGCTCAACATCTACCTCCAAGGCTGCAGGGAGGCCCTGGTCCACTACTACATGGGCCTGATGAACACCATTGGGGCTGGAgtgctgtctgtcttcctcttacAG GGCTCTGTACTGGTGAGCCTGCGCTTCCTGCAGACCTCCATGGAGGCGGTGGCAGGGAAGGAGAACACAGAGATTGAGACAGAAGGGTACTTGCTGGAGAAAGGGGTGAAAGAGACCATCAAGGAGTACCTCGACCCCGTGCTGAAGTTCCTCCTGCTTACAAACCAGGTGGAAGAGGGCACCCCAGCTCCTGCCCCAGCTACCGCGTAA
- the frmd8 gene encoding FERM domain-containing protein 8, translated as MEGDDCSFPPDSSDDHSQRGSVASSATLSRAQDVLIYLFGESAVHLSVEGLGSVSVQELGRSVREALHIPESAQDAFAFWLCSPLLDLQLKARHQPYKLCRQWQDLLYRFTEASEEDISQDEPYLQFRRNVFYPKSKELQIDDEAVLRLLYEEARSNILTGRYPCDPEHWTGLGALSLALDEGTELDGQQFTTTIREKKLSSFLPAHVAMGSGGLLSTLRGKSSRQAGLEQNLLEAYKKISTSAGNSPEPTQLLHQYLNTCHSLPYYGCAFFLGEIDKPAQGILQRGKRKVVNVGICLEGVYVMDVKEKHVLLGLRFNELSWDHSYPEEEGDSHILWLEFDGEEDGTPVNKLLKIYSKQAELMSGFIEFCVELKSASEGAAAEVDGEASLSQQPAGQESGNKNGRGGRRGMLHRQNSVVCSRVHSLNTISYVDNGKEIKRLKPKRAASFFTRQASAPSYSAVQVTESLEQG; from the exons ATGGAAGGAGATGACTGCAGTTTTCCTCCAGATTCATCGGATGATCACTCACAAAGAGGAAGCGTTGCTTCCTCTGCAACACTTTCCCGTG CTCAAGATGTGCTTATATACCTGTTTGGTGAGAGCGCAGTACACCTATCAGTAGAAGGGCTTGgcagtgtcagtgtgcaggAGTTGGGCCGCAGTGTTCGTGAAGCTCTACATATTCCCGAGTCTGCCCAGGATGCTTTTGCCTTCTGGCTTTGCTCTCCACTGCTCG ATTTGCAGCTAAAGGCAAGGCATCAACCATACAAACTGTGTCGGCAGTGGCAGGACTTGCTGTATCGCTTCACTGAGGCCTCAGAGGAAGACATTTCACAAG ATGAACCATATCTCCAGTTCCGTCGGAACGTGTTTTATCCTAAATCTAAAGAGCTGCAG ATAGATGACGAGGCCGTGCTGAGGCTCCTGTATGAGGAGGCCAGGAGCAACATTCTCACAGGTCGATACCCCTGCGATCCCGAACACTGGACGGGTCTTGGAGCCTTGTCTCTTGCTCTTGATGAGGGAACTGAACTTGATGGGCAACAATTTACCACTACTATAAG agagaagaagctgTCCTCTTTCCTGCCTGCGCATGTTGCCATGGGGAGTGGAGGTTTGCTCTCTACTCTGAGAGGGAAGTCGAGCCGCCAGGCAGGGCTGGAGCAGAACCTTTTGGAGGCGTACAAAAAGATCAGCACATCTGCTGGAAACTCTCCTGAGCCCACACAGCTCCTACATCAGTACCTCAACACATGTCACTCTCTGCCTTATTACGG GTGTGCTTTCTTCCTTGGGGAGATTGACAAACCAGCACAAGGGATTCTCCAAAGGGGAAAACGCAAAGTCGTCAACGTTGGAATCTGTCTGGAGGGAGTTTATGTGATGGATGTCAAAGAGAAG CACGTGCTGCTCGGCCTGCGTTTCAATGAGCTTTCCTGGGACCACAGTTACCCCGAGGAGGAGGGGGACTCGCACATTCTGTGGCTGGAGTTCGACGGAGAGGAAGACGGCACTCCTGTCAACAAGTTGCTGAAGATCTACTCAAAACaa GCAGAGCTAATGAGCGGCTTCATCGAGTTCTGTGTGGAGCTGAAGTCTGCgtctgaaggagctgcagcagaagtgGACGGTGAGGCGAGTCTGTCTCAGCAGCCCGCCGGGCAGGAAAGCGGCAACAAGAACGGACGTGGAGGACGGCGCGGGATGCTGCACAGGCAAAACAGCGTCGTGTGCAGTCGGGTCCATTCACTTAACACCATCAGCTATGTGGACAATG gaaaagaaatca